One genomic region from Hirundo rustica isolate bHirRus1 chromosome 5, bHirRus1.pri.v3, whole genome shotgun sequence encodes:
- the ANKRD17 gene encoding ankyrin repeat domain-containing protein 17 isoform X1, whose product MEKAVGAAVAVTAEEGGGEGGGGEAGSATAGPGPPEGPSGPAAPPSPCGPGAAGLVRVCDLLLKKKAVPGKAKRGGRAARPASSSESGGGGSESSNNGSDDEEEEEEEEDDEEEEEEEEEEVSEVESFILDQDDLENPMLETASKLLLSSTADGADLRTVDPETQARLEALLEAAGIGKLSTADGKAFADPEVLRRLTSSVSCALDEAAAALTRMRAESTANAGQTDNRSLAEACSEGDVNAVRKLLIEGRSVNEHTEEGESLLCLACSAGYYELAQVLLAMHANVEDRGIKGDITPLMAAANGGHVKIVKLLLAHGADVNAQSSTGNTALTYACAGGYVDVVKVLLESGASIEDHNENGHTPLMEAGSAGHVEVARVLLENGAGINTHSNEFKESALTLACYKGHLEMVRFLLEAGADQEHKTDEMHTALMEACMDGHVEVARLLLDSGAQVNMPADSFESPLTLAACGGHVELAALLIERGANLEEVNDEGYTPLMEAAREGHEEMVALLLGQGANINAQTEETQETALTLACCGGFLEVADFLIKAGADIELGCSTPLMEAAQEGHLELVKYLLAAGANVHATTATGDTALTYACENGHTDVADVLLQAGADLEHESEGGRTPLMKAARAGHVCTVQFLISKGANVNRTTANNDHTVLSLACAGGHLAVVELLLAHGADPTHRLKDGSTMLIEAAKGGHTSVVCYLLDYPNNLLSAPPPDATQLTPPSHDLNRAPRVPVQALPMVVPPQEPDKPPANVATTLPIRNKAASKQKSSSHLPTNNQDVQGYITNQSPESIVEEAQGKLTELEQRIKEAIEKNAQLQSLELAHADQLTKEKIEELNKTREEQIQKKQKILEELQKVERELQLKTQQQLKKQYLEVKAQRIQLQQQQQQQSCQHLGLLTPVGVGEQLSEGDYARLQQVDPILLKDDPQQAAAQTGFAPIQPLAMPQALPLAAGSLPPGSIANLTELQGVIVGQPVLGQAQLAGLGQGILTETQQGLMVASPAQTLNDTLDDIMAAVSGRASAMSNTPTHSIATSVSQPQTPTPSPIISPSAMLPIYPAIDIDAQTESNHDTALTLACAGGHEELVQTLLERGANIEHRDKKGFTPLILAATAGHVGVVEILLDNGADIEAQSERTKDTPLSLACSGGRQEVVELLLARGANKEHRNVSDYTPLSLAASGGYVNIIKILLNAGAEINSRTGSKLGISPLMLAAMNGHTAAVKLLLDMGSDINAQIETNRNTALTLACFQGRTEVVSLLLDRKANVEHRAKTGLTPLMEAASGGYAEVGRVLLDKGADVNAPPVPSSRDTALTIAADKGHYKFCELLISRGAHIDVRNKKGNTPLWLAANGGHLDVVQLLVQAGADVDAADNRKITPLMAAFRKGHVKVVRYLVKEVNQFPSDSECMRYIATITDKEMLKKCHLCMESIVQAKDRQAAEANKNASILLEELDLEKLREESRRLALAAKREKRKEKRRKKKEEQRRKLEEIEAKNKENFELQAAQEKEKLKAEDDPEVPMEPPSATTTTTIGISATWTTLAGSHGKRNNTITTTSSKRKNRKNKVTPDNVQIIFDDQLPISYSQPEKVNGESKSSSTSESGDSDNMRISSCSDESSNSNSSHKSDNHSSTAVTNTQSNKKQPSVLVTCPKDERKAVPGKSSIKLCEVINEVTSNSLSTCTKSTPSPLSSPNGKLTIASPKRGQKREEGWKEVVRRSKKVSVPSTVISRVIGRGGCNINAIRECTGAHIDIDKQKDKTGDRIITIRGGTESTRQATQLINALIKDPDKEIDELIPKNRLKSSTVNSKIGSSTPATTTAANSSLVGIKVTTVAASSTSQTASALTVPAISSASTHKSIKNPVNNVRPGFQVSLPLAYPPPQFAHALLAAQTFQQIRPPRLPMTHFGGTFPPAQSTWGPFPVRPLSPARATNSPKPHMVPRHNNQNSSGSQVNPASSLTTSPTATTTSVASTVPGSSASGNPSSPSVRRQLFVTVVKTSNATTTTVTTTASNTSTAPTNTTYPTPTAKEHYPASSPSSPSPPAQPAGVSRSSPPDCAAASPNKGAPPSEPEAGSPPAADAGGSTSSRQPNPGTSSSSVHPAHQQPLGAPLPEARPPLQQPQVPAPDPRMVVPPNLAATSSSAPAVGSSNAPMTYPVSQTSMGSAQPAAKMETPAIRPPVHGTGSVPKNPAPVQNSSVAVLNVNHIKRPHSVPSSVQLPSTLSTQSASQNSAHPANKAMGNNFSATLPFGPFSTLFENSPTSAHAFWGGSVVSSQTTPESMLSAKSSFLPNSDPLHQSDTSKAPGFRPPLQRPAPSPSGIVSMDSPYASVTPSSTHLGTFASNLSGGQIYAPGTPLGGAPAAANFNRQHFSPLSLLPPCSSASNESPAQSVTSGVRAPSPTPSAVSLGSEKPSNVSQDRKVPVPIGTERSARIRQTGTSTPSVIGSNLAAPVGHSGIWSFEGIGGSQDKVDWCHSGMGSHMIHRPMSDPGVFSHQAMERDSTGIVTPSGTFHQPVPAGYMDFPKVGGMPFSVYGNAIIPPVAPITDGTGGPIFNGPHAADPSWNSLIKMVSNSTENNGPQTVWTGTWTPHMNSVHMNQLG is encoded by the exons GTGGAATCATTTATCTTGGATCAGGATGATCTCGAAAACCCTATGTTGGAAACAGCTTCTAAATTGCTGCTGTCAAGTACTGCTGATGGTGCTGACCTGAGAACAGTAGATCCTGAAACCCAGGCAAGATTAGAAGCTTTACTTGAAGCTGCGG GAATAGGGAAGCTGTCGACAGCGGATGGGAAAGCCTTTGCAGATCCCGAGGTGCTCCGCAGGCTGACCTCCTCGGTCAGCTGCGCGTTGGATGAGGCTGCCGCTGCGCTGACCCGGATGAGAGCGGAGAGCACAGCCAATGCAGGGCAGACGGACAA CCGCAGCTTGGCCGAGGCTTGTTCTGAAGGAGATGTGAATGCTGTGCGGAAGTTGCTCATTGAAGGCCGGAGTGTGAACGAGCACACAGAAGAAGGGGAAAGCCTCCTTTGTTTGGCCTGCTCAGCAGGATATTATGAGCTTGCACAG GTTCTCCTGGCAATGCATGCCAATGTGGAGGATCGGGGAATCAAAGGAGACATCACACCTCTGATGGCTGCTGCCAATGGCGGGCACGTCAAAATTGTCAAGCTGCTGCTAGCTCATGGTGCTGATGTGAACGCACAGTCATCCACAG GCAACACAGCCCTGACCTACGCCTGTGCCGGGGGCTATGTGGATGTTGTGAAGGTGCTGCTGGAGTCCGGCGCGAGCATTGAGGACCACAACGAGAACGGTCACACGCCGCTGATGGAAGCCGGGAGCGCTGGCCACGTGGAAGTGgccagggtgctgctggaaaatggagCAGGCATCAATACGCATTCCAATGAATTCAAGGAGAGCGCGCTGACGCTGGCTTGCTACAAAG GCCATCTGGAAATGGTGAGGTTTCTGCTGGAAGCTGGTGCAGACCAGGAGCACAAGACAGATGAGATGCACACTGCTCTCATGGAGGCGTGCATG GATGGTCACGTGGAAGTGGCAAGACTACTTCTGGACAGTGGAGCTCAGGTGAACATGCCTGCAGACTCCTTCGAGTCTCCATTGACTCTGGCAGCCTGCGGCGGGCACGTCGAGTTGGCGGCTTTGTTAATTGAACGTGGGGCTAACCTGGAAGAGGTCAACGATGAAGGTTACACACCACTGATGGAGGCAGCTCGAGAAGGCCACGAGGAGATGGTGGCACTGTTACTTGGGCAAG GAGCAAACATCAACGCTCAGACAGAGGAGACGCAAGAAACCGCATTAACTCTGGCTTGCTGCGGAGGGTTTCTGGAGGTGGCTGATTTTCTCATTAAAGCAGGAGCTGACATAGAACTCGGCTGTTCCACACCTTTGATGGAAGCTGCTCAAGAGGGGCATTTGGAGCTGGTTAAATATTTATTAGCTGCAG GGGCTAATGTGCACGCAACAACAGCAACCGGTGACACGGCACTGACGTATGCCTGTGAAAACGGCCACACTGATGTAGCAGATGTCTTACTTCAGGCAGGTGCAGATCTG GAGCATGAATCAGAAGGTGGCAGAACTCCTCTCATGAAAGCAGCCAGGGCGGGTCATGTTTGCACTGTTCAGTTCTTGATTAGCAAAG GAGCAAATGTGAACAGGACCACAGCAAACAATGATCATACAGTGTTGTCACTGGCCTGTGCCGGAGGTCACTTGGCAGTAGTGGAGTTACTGCTCGCTCATGGTGCTGATCCCACACACAGGCTCAAG GACGGATCGACTATGCTAATCGAGGCAGCCAAAGGCGGTCACACCAGCGTGGTTTGTTACCTTCTGGATTACCCAAACAACTTGCTTTCCGCTCCTCCGCCCGATGCCACTCAGCTGACCCCGCCATCCCATGATCTAAACAGG GCTCCTCGAGTACCAGTGCAGGCGCTGCCCATGGTCGTCCCACCCCAGGAGCCTGACAAACCCCCTGCTAATGTCGCCACAACCCTTCCCATCAGAAATAAAG CTGCTTCTAAACAAAAGTCCAGCAGTCATTTGCCAACAAACAACCAGGATGTACAGGGTTACATCACCAATCAGTCTCCAGAGAGCATTGTAGAAGAGGCTCAGGGCAAGTtgacagagctggagcagaggataAAAGAAGCCATAGAGAAGAACGCTCAGCTGCAGTCCCTGGAATTGGCACACGCTGACCAGCTCACCAAAGAGAAGATTGAGGAGCTGAACAAAACGAGAGAGGAACAAattcagaagaaacaaaagattttGGAGGAACTGCAGAAAGTGGAGCGAGAGTTACAGCTGAAAACTCAGCAGCAGCTAAAAAAGCAATATCTAGAGGTAAAAGCGCAAAGAattcagctccagcagcagcagcagcaacagtcTTGCCAGCATCTGGGACTACTGACTCCCGTTGGGGTAGGAGAACAACTCTCAGAGGGAGACTATGCACGATTGCAGCAAGTGGACCCCATCTTGCTTAAAGATGACCCTCAGCAAGCTGCTGCGCAGACGGGTTTTGCACCAATTCAGCCTCTGGCCATGCCACAAGCTTTGCCTCTGGCAGCAGGTTCCTTACCTCCAGGGTCCATCGCAAATCTTACAGAACTGCAAGGTGTTATAGTTGGACAGCCAGTGCTGGGCCAAGCACAACTAGCAGGGCTGGGGCAAGGAATACTGACAGAAACACAGCAAGGGTTAATGGtagccagccctgctcagacGCTCAATGACACGCTGGATGACATCATGGCAG CAGTGAGTGGAAGAGCATCTGCAATGTCAAACACTCCTACCCACAGCATTGCAACCTCAGTGTCCCAACCTCAGACGCCGACTCCGAGTCCCATCATTTCTCCTTCAGCCATGCTGCCCATCTACCCTGCTATAGACATCGATGCCCAG ACTGAGAGTAACCATGACACAGCCTTGACACTGGCTTGTGCTGGCGGCCATGAAGAACTGGTACAAACCCTGCTGGAGAGAGGAGCTAACATTGAACACAGGGACAAGAAAG ggTTTACCCCACTTATTTTGGCTGCTACAGCTGGCCATGTGGGTGTTGTGGAAATCTTACTGGATAATGGAGCCGATATTGAAGCCCAGTCTGAGAGAACCAAGGACACTCCTTTGTCTTTGGCTTGTTCAGGAGGGAGGCAAGAG GTGGTGGAGTTGCTGCTAGCTCGAGGGGCAAACAAGGAGCACAGGAATGTGTCTGATTACACACCTTTGAGCCTCGCCGCCTCAGGTGGCTACGTGAACATTATCAAGATTCTGCTGAATGCTGGGGCAGAAATCAATTCCAG aACTGGCAGCAAATTGGGCATTTCTCCCTTGATGCTGGCAGCTATGAATGGGCACACTGCTGCTGTCAAGCTGTTACTGGACATGGGCTCTGATATAAATGCCCAGATCGAGACCAACAGGAATACAGCTCTGACTCTGGCCTGTTTCCAAGGAAGAACTGAGGTGGTCAGCCTGCTGCTTGATAGAAAAGCTAACGTGGAACACAGAGCCAAG ACTGGTCTCACACCGTTAATGGAAGCAGCTTCTGGGGGATATGCGGAAGTGGGCAGGGTCCTGCTGGACAAAGGTGCAGATGTCAACGCTCCCCCAGTACCTTCATCCAGAGATACAGCTTTAACCATTGCAGCAGACAAAGGGCACTACAAGTTCTGTGAGCTCCTCATTAGTAG GGGAGCTCACATCGATGTGCGGAACAAGAAGGGGAATACCCCACTGTGGCTGGCAGCAAATGGGGGGCATCTTGATGTTGTCCAACTGCTGGTCCAGGCTGGAGCTGACGTGGATGCAGCTGATAACAGGAAAATAACTCCTCTCATGGCAGCCTTCCGAAAG GGTCATGTGAAAGTGGTGCGTTACCTGGTGAAAGAGGTAAACCAGTTCCCGTCCGACTCAGAGTGCATGAGATACATAGCAACCATTACTGATAAG GAGATGCTGAAGAAGTGCCACCTGTGTATGGAGTCAATTGTTCAAGCCAAAGATAGACAGGCTGCAGAAGCCAACAAAAACGCAAGCATTCTGCTAGAGGAACTGGACTTGGAGAAG CTAAGGGAAGAAAGCAGGAGACTGGCTCTGGCTGccaaaagagagaagagaaaagagaaaagaaggaagaaaaaagaagaacaaaggCGAAAACTAGAAGAAAtagaagcaaaaaataaagagaatttcGAACTTCAAGCTGCTCAGGAGAAAGAGAAGTTAAAAGCTGAAG ATGATCCCGAGGTCCCAATGGAGCCTCCCAgtgctaccaccaccaccaccatagGTATATCTGCAACCTGGACAACGTTAGCGGGTTCTCACGGGAAGAGGAATAACACTATCACCACAACAAGCtccaagaggaaaaacaggaaaaacaaagtaacCCCTGATAATGTTCAGATTATATTTGATGATCAGCTTCCAATTTCCTATAGCCAACCAGAGAAGGTGAATGGGGAatccaagagcagcagcactagTGAGagtggtgacagtgacaataTGAGGATCTCCAGCTGTAGCGATGAGAGCAGCAATAGCAACAGCAGCCACAAAAGTGACAATCATTCCTCCACAGCTGTCACTAACACACAGAGCAACAAAAAGCAACCATCAGTGCTCGTCACTTGTCCGAAGGATGAGAGGAAAGCAGTCCCTGGCAAGTCATCCATCAA GTTGTGTGAAGTCATTAATGAAGTGACGAGTAATTCCTTGTCTACTTGCACAAAATCCActccttctcccctttcttCTCCAAATGGAAAGCTAACCATTGCTAGTCCTAAACGTGGtcagaaaagggaagaaggtTGGAAGGAAGTTGTGAGAAG atccAAGAAGGTTTCTGTCCCATCAACTGTGATTTCCAGAGTTATTGGCAGAGGAGGATGTAACATCAATGCAATCCGGGAGTGCACGGGAGCGCATATAGACATTGACAAACAGAAGGATAAAACTGGAGACCGAATAATCACAATAAG GGGTGGCACAGAATCGACCAGACAGGCCACACAGCTGATCAATGCTCTGATTAAGGATCCAGATAAGGAAATCGATGAACTTATTCCAAAGAACCGTTTGAAAAGTTCAACTGTAAATTCCAAAATAGGATCCTCAACACCTGCCACCACTACAGCTGCTAACAGTTCTCTCGTGGGCATCAAAGTGACCACCGTAGCTGCTTCGTCGACATCTCAGACCGCCTCCGCGCTCACCGTGCCTGCAATCTCCTCAGCCTCCACTCACAAAAGCATTAAGAACCCTGTGAACAACGTGCGGCCTGGTTTCCAAGTTTCTCTTCCCTTGGCATATCCTCCTCCGCAGTTTGCACACGCGCTCCTCGCCGCTCAGACTTTCCAGCAGATCCGTCCGCCCCGGCTGCCCATGACGCACTTCGGAGGTACCTTCCCGCCAGCTCAGTCCACGTGGGGTCCGTTTCCCGTCAGGCCGCTGAGCCCCGCGAGAGCCACGAACTCGCCGAAACCTCACATGGTGCCTCGCCATAACAACCAGAACAGCAGCGGTTCTCAGGTGAATCCAGCAAGTTCTTTGACGACGAGTCCCACGGCAACGACGACTTCAGTGGCTTCTACCGTGCCTGGATCTTCCGCGAGCGGCAACCCGAGCTCTCCTTCGGTCAGGAGGCAGCTGTTTGTCACGGTGGTGAAGACGTCCAatgccaccaccaccaccgtGACAACCACGGCCAGCAACACGAGCACAGCGCCCACGAACACCACGTATCCGACTCCTACTGCCAAAGAACACTACCCTGCATCTTCCCCCtcatctccttctcctcccgCGCAGCCGGCGGGCGTCTCCAGGAGCAGTCCTCCCGACTGCGCGGCAGCCTCTCCCAATAAAGGCGCGCCTCCGTCTGAGCCGGAAGCGGGGAGCCCGCCTGCGGCGGATGCGGGCGGCTCgaccagcagcaggcagcccaATCCCGggaccagcagctcctctgtgcaTCCTGCTCatcagcagcccctgggagctCCTCTGCCAGAGGCCAGGCCCCCTCTCCAGCAACCTCAGGTTCCTGCACCAGATCCTCGCATGGTTGTGCCTCCAAATTTAGCGGCGACGAGCTCATCTGCTCCCGCGGTAGGCTCGAGCAACGCTCCGATGACCTACCCCGTGTCCCAGACGTCGATGGGGTCTGCTCAGCCCGCAGCCAAGATGGAAACCCCAGCCATCAGACCGCCGGTGCATGGAACCGGCAGCGTCCCCAAGAATCCGGCTCCTGTGCAAAACTCCTCTGTTGCAGTCCTCAACGTTAACCACATCAAAAGGCCCCACAGCGTTCCTTCTTCAGTGCAGCTTCCTTCTACCTTAAGTACACAAAGTGCTTCTCAGAATTCAGCCCACCCGGCGAACAAGGCCATGGGGAACAACTTCAGTGCTACTCTGCCTTTTGGGCCCTTTAGTACATTGTTTGAGAACAGCCCCACGTCTGCTCATGCCTTCTGGGGTGGGTCTGTCGTTTCCTCTCAGACAACACCAGAATCCATGCTATCAGCAAAGTCATCATTTTTGCCAAATTCGGATCCGTTACATCAGTCTGATACTTCCAAAGCCCCGGGTTTTAGGCCACCGTTACAGAGGCCAGCTCCGAGTCCCTCAG GTATTGTCAGTATGGATTCTCCCTACGCTTCTGTAACACCTTCTTCTACACACCTGGGGACCTTTGCCTCGAACCTGTCGGGAGGGCAGATCTACGCGCCCGGGACACCACTGGGCGGAGCGCCTGCAGCTGCTAATTTTAACAGACagcatttttcccctcttagtTTATTGCCTCCATGTTCATCAGCATCAAATG AATCTCCTGCTCAGTCTGTGACCTCTGGAGTACGAGCACCCTCTCCCACCCCTTCAGCAGTGTCCTTGGGATCAGAAAAACCCAGTAACGTTTCTCAGGACAGAAAAGTTCCTGTTCCTATTGGGACTGAACGGTCTGCACGTATTAGACAAACTGGAACGTCTACTCCTTCTGTAATTGGGAGCAACTTGGCTGCCCCAGTGGGACACAGTGGGATCTGGTCCTTCGAAGGTATCGGTGGCAGTCAAG ATAAAGTGGACTGGTGTCACAGCGGAATGGGGAGCCACATGATCCACAGGCCCATGTCTGATCCAGGCGTGTTCTCGCACCAAGCCATGGAGAGAGACAGCACGGGAATTGTAACGCCTTCTGGTACATTCCAtcagcctgtccctgcaggataCATGGACTTCCCAAAAGTTGGG gGAATGCCTTTTTCTGTGTATGGGAACGCCATAATTCCTCCTGTAGCCCCCATCACAGATGGTACTGGAGGGCCCATCTTTAACGGGCCTCATGCTGCTGACCCATCTTGGAACTCGCTGATAAAGATGGTTTCAAATTCCACAGAAAACAACGGGCCTCAGACG GTGTGGACTGGAACTTGGACACCTCACATGAACAGTGTGCATATGAACCAACTGGGCTGA